The genomic interval AAAACAATTTGAAAGAATTATTAATAGAATCTGAAAAATTGGTTTTTAAGCATACTGTAAAAGCCGAACAAATTGTTTCAAATGATTTTATAAACGAGTCTGAAAAAGTCTTTGGATCTATTTATGAAATCACTGGGAATGCAGCTTCACAAATACAATTTCATGCTACAGATAGCACAGAACATTTTATAAAAGGTGCTTTGTATTTTTACACACAACCTAATTACGATTCTATTTTACCAGCAGTTGATTTTGTGAAAAAAGATATTGTTAGAATTATGGAAACACTTCGATGGAAGGATTAGAAAAAAGGAATGATATACTAAATTATTTTTTCACTTTGCGAGACTGCATCCACAAATAAAACTGAAGTCCAAATAATATTGCTCCCGTTAATAAATGTGTTGCTTGTGTACCAATTGGGAATTCTGCATAGTACATTAATATTCCAGTAATGGTTTCTAAAAAGATTAAAAACAAAATCCAATTCACTAATTTATAACCTAGATTTTTAACCTGATTCAAATAGAATAAACCAAGATTTACTAATACGATGGCAATGGTGAATGATCTATGAAAGTAAAACTTAAAACTAGGGTTTAGTAAACTAAATTGTTTGTTTTCAAATCCAAATAATTTTACTTGTTCATCAATGAATTGTCGGACTTGAGTTCCCATTGCGATTTGTATCACAGAAAAAATCACAGAAATTAGTACTAGTTTATTAAATAGTGAATGATACTTTTTCTTTTCTGTCACTTCCTGGACAGTCAAGTGGTTTTTGTTGTTTGAAACGATTGAAAGCAGCCATAACAACAACGCAACAATTATTAAACCAACCACCATATGAATGGTAATAATGGTAGGAGTTAGGTTTGAGTCTACAACGGTTTTTCCTAGCCAAGCTTCAAAAAGAAACAGCAAAAAAACTCCAAAAGAAATAAGCGTAATTGCTTTTTTCTCTTTCCAATATTTAAATGAAAAAACTACCATTAACAATAACGGAATCCCAGCTAAAGCAGAAGTTAGTCGATTAATATATTCTGTCCAAGTATGATATTTATTAAACTTTGCGTAATCGTGTTTTGTGTATTCTTGCCAATGTGTTTGATTAAATTCAGAAGTAGTTTTCACATCATTTTCTGCAACAAATAAGGTTTGATTTTTAATGATAATCATTCCCTCTTTATACTCAGCGTTTGGTTGCCAAGTAATTTGTGCTTCAGATGTAGGTGGAATTATATAGCCAAAACATTTTGGCCAATCTGGGCAACCCATTCCAGAACCAGTCATTCTAACAATTGCGCCCGCTAAAAAAATTAAATAGACCGCAATTAATGTCAGTTTTACTAGAAGAGGAAAGTGTTTTTTCATTAAAAATAACTAATCAAATAAATGTCATATCGAGCGCAGTCGAGATGTTATTAATTAAAGAATTTTCTTGAGTTCTCGACTACGCTCGAACTGATAACTATTTATTTTAAGCTTTTTTTTCAGTTTCTTTAATGCAACATTCTTTTTTGCATTCGGTAGAACATGTTTTTTTACTTTTAGTATCACATTCTTTCTTGCAATTTTCCTTACAAATGTGTGCTTTTTTTGCACATTCAGACGCTTTGTATAATCCGCCATCGGCAATCCCATCAACAAAAGCGATTAAATCTTTTTTAGAAGTTTTATTTGCGTCGTATTCAATGTTAGCAATACTATCTTTAAAAACAACCTTAGCTTCTAAAACGCCAGCTTTTTTAGATAATTTAGATTGAATTGTTTTTGCACATCCAATCTCACAAGTCATTCCAGAAATATTTAAAGAAACTTTTTGAGTATTTGCTGCTAATTCAACTTTAGGAGCGTCTGTTTTTTTACTTTCTGTTTTGCAAGAAGTTAAAAGAACACAAACTACCAATACTGCGGAAATATATTTTTGGATTTTCATCATTTTAAATTATAGATTAATAATGCAAATTTATTAATTAAAGCCCTGATATCGATATAAAAACACGAATTTTGCATAAGATTTAACATGCTTTATGAATAATCAACAACAAAAATGGCTCTATTTAATAATACTTTCTCTTGTTTGGGGGAGTTCTTTTATTCTGATGAAAAAAGCATTGATTGGTTTAACGCCAATTCAGGTAGGAGCTTTACGAATGATTATTACCGCGATTTTTTTACTGATTGTTGGATTTAATAGTATTAAAAGAATTCAGAAAAAGCATTGGATTTACATTTTATACACGGCGCTTTTAGGAACGTTTTTTCCAAGTTTTATGTTTGCGTATGTTGTAAAAGGGTTGGATAGTTCTATTGCATCTATTTTAAATTCATTTACACCATTTAATACATTAATATTTGGAGCTATAGTCTTTGGTTTTGCTTTTAAAAAGAAACAAGTTATAGGTGTTTTAGTTGGTTTGGTTGGAACAATACTGTTAATTTTAAAAGGAGCAGATTTAAATCCAGATCAAAATTATTGGCTAGCTTCTTTGATTTTATTAGCCTCTGTAGGCTATGCGTTTAACGTAAATATTGTGAAAAAACATCTTTCAGATTTAGATGCTTTAGCAATTACAACTGGTAACTTTATATTGTTATTAGTTCCAGCATTAATTGTTTTAGGGTTTACAGATTTTTATACCGCTTTTGAATATACAGAAACTAACATAGAATCTTTAGTATATATTACAATTCTATCAATTGTTGGTACTGGGATTGCAAAAACCATGTTTAATAAAATGGTACATATTTCTTCGCCAGTATTTGCTTCATCAGTTACTTATTTAATTCCGATTGTTGCAGTTTTTTGGGGGATTCTAGATGGCGAAAAACTTAGTTATATTCAGTTAATTGCTGGTCTTGTAATCTTGTTCGGTGTTTATTTGGTGAATAAGGCAAAATAAACCTATTTATTCTCTTGATTTTGATGCTATTATTTTTGTAAAACAACATTGTTTGTTATTAAAAATAATGTATATTTGCACCCGCATTTTCTGAAAAAAGGAAGTGTTTAATAAGTATAAATACGCAAAACAAAAAGTATGTACGCAATCGTAGAGATAGCAGGGCAGCAATTTAAAGTAGCAAAAGACCAAAAAGTTTACGTTCATCGTTTACAAGACAAAGAAGGATCAAAAGTAACTTTTGATAACGTTCTTTTAGTAGAGGATAAAGGAAATGTAACTATTGGCGCCCCAGCTATAGAAGGAGCCGCAGTAACGGCCAAAATTTTAAGTCACCTTAAAGGTGATAAAGTAATCGTTTTCAAGAAGAAAAGAAGAAAAGGTTACAAAAAGAAAAATGGACATAGACAGTATTTAAGCGAGATTCAAATAGAATCTATCGCTGCTTCTGGTGCTAAAAAAGCAACTAAGAAGAAAGCTGCTCCTAAAAAAGAAGAAGCTAAAGTAGCAGCTCCAAAAGCTGAAGCTAAAGCTCCAAAGGCTGCCGCTCCTAAAAAAGCTGCACCAAAGAAAGCTGCTAAAGCAGATGATTTAAAGAAAATTGAAGGAATTGGTCCTAAGATTGCAGAAACATTAGTAGCTGCAGGAATAGCAACCTATGCAGATTTAGCAAAAGCTAAACCAGCAAAAATTTCTGAAATTATAGAAGGTGTTCGTGGAAATCACGTAACAGACACTTGGCCAGCACAAGCTAAATTAGCAGCTGCTGATAAGTGGGATGAATTAAAAGTATTACAAGATAAGTTAGACGGAGGCGTTGAAAAATAAATCCGTAAGTTTAACCTATAAAAATATAATAAAATGGCACATAAAAAAGGTGTAGGTAGTTCGAAGAATGGTAGAGAATCAGAATCGAAACGACTAGGAGTAAAGATTTTTGGAGGACAAGCTGCAATTGCAGGGAATATTATTGTTCGTCAAAGAGGAACAACACACAATCCAGGTGAAAATGTTTACATGGGTAAAGATCATACTTTACACGCTAGAGTTGATGGTGTTGTAGAATTCCGTAAGAAAAGAGATAATAAATCGTATGTTTCTATAGTTCCTTTCGAGGCTTAAGAAATTTAGATTTTATAAAGTATAAACGCCCAAACATTGTTTGGGCGTTTTTTTATGTTCTACCTAGGTAAATCCATTATTATAGAATATCTTTGCAGTCGAATTTTAAGCAATGAATTCTTCAGCAATAACAAATACTAAAACGTCTGTAAAAACTTTGGTTTCAGACTTTAAACAGCTTACTAAAGTTGGTCTGTCCTTAAGTGTCGTTTTTTCTTCAGTAGCGGGATATTTATTAGCTGTAGAATCCATAAACTACACTACACTAATTTTATTAGCATTTGGCGGTTATTTAATGGTTGGTGCATCCAATGCATTTAATCAAGTAATAGAAAAAGAAACCGATGCGTTAATGCAACGTACAAAAGATAGACCTTTACCAACAGGTAGAATGAGTGTTTCGGTAGCGTTAACTATCGCAATTGTATTTACTATTGGTGGCCTTGCAATATTATATAGTATCAATCCTAAAAGTGCATTGTTTGGCGCCATATCCATATTTTTATATACTTGTGCATACACACCTTTAAAAGCAGTTACACCTTTAGCTGTTTTTGTGGGGGCATTTCCAGGAGCAATTCCGTTTATGTTAGGTTGGGTTGCTGCAACAAATGAGTTTGGTGTAGAAGCAGGATTTTTATTTATGATTCAGTTTTTCTGGCAATTCCCGCATTTTTGGGCAATTGGTTGGTTACAATTTGAAGAATATAAAAAAGCAGGTTTCAATATGTTGCCGATGAATAAAAAAGATAAAAACGCTGTAAAGCAAATTATCTTTTATACCATTATTATGATTTTAGTTTCTGTGTTACCAGTTTTAAAAGTAAGCGGAACATTTTATATACTTCCTGTAACAGCAGTTGTAGTAGCTATTTTAGGAATTGTAATGTTGTATTACGGAATTAAATTACATAAATCTGAAACCAATGTTGATGCTAGAAAATTGATGTTATCTAGTGTTTTATATATTACAGTTGTGCAAATAGTGTATGTAGTTGATAAATTTTTACATTAAAAAATGAGCGAACAAACTTTACAAGACGAATTAAAAGGAGCTAAGAAAAAATCTGCAAAACCTATGTTATGGGTTTCTATGATAAGCATGGTAATGTTTTTTGCAGGGTTAACAAGTGCCTATGTAATTAGTATGAATCGTGAAGATTGGGTTACTTTTGATCTGCCTCAGGCGTTTTATATCAGTACTTTTTTAATTGTTGGGAGTAGTATTACTTTATTTTTATCGCAACGATTTTTAAAGAAAAGTAATCTTTCAGCCTCAAGAATATTATTGGTAATCAGTTTAATTTTAGGAATTGGATTTATTTTTTATCAATATGAAGGCTTTAATCAATTAAAATCTGTAGGATTATATTTTACGGGTAAAGGGAGTACAGTTTCTACATCTTTTATCATCGGAATCACATTAATGCATGTTTTGCACCTAATTGCAGGTGTAATTGTGTTGCTAGTTGTAATTTATAATCATTTTAAAAATAAGTACTCAGCTACCGATATGCTTGGGTTTGAGCTAGGTGCAATCTTCTGGCATTTTGTAGATGTATTGTGGATTTATTTATTTTTCTTTTTCTATTTTATTAGGTAACAGAAATTGATTAATTTTGGCAAACTATTTAAAAAATAATTAATAGAAAATATATGGAAGCAAATGTTGCTCTTTCTTCTAATGACAAGCAAACCTGGAATGGTGGAGGTGCTAAACCTTTTGGTGCTAGTTATGGTAAAATGATGATGTGGTTTTTTATCGTATCGGATGCTTTAACCTTTACAGGATTTTTAGCTGCTTACGGTTTAACACGTTTTAAATTTATTGATTCTTGGCCAATTGCCGATGAAGTATTTACTCACTTTCCGTTTTTACACGGGGTTCATGCGCCAATGTATTATGTAGCGTTAATGACGTTTATCCTTATTTTCTCTTCTGTAACGATGGTATTGGCAGTAGATGCTGGTCATCATATGAATAAAAAGAAAGTAACTATCTATATGTTTTTAACCATTATTGGTGGTGCTATTTTCTTAGGATCTCAAGCTTGGGAATGGAAAAACTTTATTACAGGTTCTTACGGAGCTGTAAAAACTACTGATGGTAAAATTTTACAATTTGTAGACGGAACAGGACATCAAATAGCCTTATCTGATTTTGTACATGGAGAAAGACAAGATCATAGAGAAGAACATGTAAAAAATAATGGATTGTGGTTTGAAAGTGAAGAAACTATTTCTCAATATTCTATAGCACAAGTACAACAAGCATTTGCAGCAAATCCATATATAGGAATTCGTACAGAATTAATTGATGCATCAACAAAACAAAAAACAATATTATCTAGAGAAAAAGCTTTAGCCGAGTTAGCTAAAACTAAGTTGGTTGTAGAAGGCGCAAACCTAAAAGTAAACGAATACGGAAATGCAATCTTTGCAGATTTCTTCTTCTTTATTACAGGTTTCCACGGTTTTCACGTATTCTCTGGAGTATTAATAAATATTATCATTTTCTTTAATGTAATCTTAGGTACTTACGAACGTAGAGGACATTATGAAATGGTAGAAAAAGTAGGATTATATTGGCACTTTGTAGATTTAGTTTGGGTATTTGTATTTACCTTCTTCTACTTAGTTTAATTATAAAAGATTTATAAAAGAAATGGCACACGCAAACGAATCTAACGTAAAAAGAATTTGGATAGTTTTTGGAATTTTATCTCTAATAACTATTGTAGAGGTAGGTTTTGGTATTGTAAAACCTGCATCATTACACTTAACAAGTATTTTAGGAACAAGTCCTTTAAACTGGATATTTATCATTTTAACATTAGCAAAAGCCTACGGAATTACATGGGTTTTTATGCATATGGAAGGGGAGAAAAAATGGTTTAGACGTTCTGTAGTTTGGACAACAGTTTTCTTAGTCTGTGTATTAATTACGTTTTTGATGGTTGAAGGCGATTATTTATATAGCACACTTGCACCACTAGTAAGTTGGTAAACAAAAAATAACAAGGTGGTTTTATCCACCTTTTTTTATATAAAAAAATGAGGTTTACAAGTAAAAAGTTTTTAGTGCTTTTTGCACTTTTCATTCTCCCGTTAATA from Lutibacter sp. Hel_I_33_5 carries:
- the gldD gene encoding gliding motility lipoprotein GldD is translated as MRNLFFILFILIFVSCKEDVLPKPKAYLSLKYPAKSYKKLHFERPYVFDVEKNATVKDSKNNWLTIKYPNLKATIDITYRPIKNNLKELLIESEKLVFKHTVKAEQIVSNDFINESEKVFGSIYEITGNAASQIQFHATDSTEHFIKGALYFYTQPNYDSILPAVDFVKKDIVRIMETLRWKD
- a CDS encoding heme A synthase, with amino-acid sequence MKKHFPLLVKLTLIAVYLIFLAGAIVRMTGSGMGCPDWPKCFGYIIPPTSEAQITWQPNAEYKEGMIIIKNQTLFVAENDVKTTSEFNQTHWQEYTKHDYAKFNKYHTWTEYINRLTSALAGIPLLLMVVFSFKYWKEKKAITLISFGVFLLFLFEAWLGKTVVDSNLTPTIITIHMVVGLIIVALLLWLLSIVSNNKNHLTVQEVTEKKKYHSLFNKLVLISVIFSVIQIAMGTQVRQFIDEQVKLFGFENKQFSLLNPSFKFYFHRSFTIAIVLVNLGLFYLNQVKNLGYKLVNWILFLIFLETITGILMYYAEFPIGTQATHLLTGAILFGLQFYLWMQSRKVKK
- a CDS encoding cation transporter, producing the protein MMKIQKYISAVLVVCVLLTSCKTESKKTDAPKVELAANTQKVSLNISGMTCEIGCAKTIQSKLSKKAGVLEAKVVFKDSIANIEYDANKTSKKDLIAFVDGIADGGLYKASECAKKAHICKENCKKECDTKSKKTCSTECKKECCIKETEKKA
- a CDS encoding DMT family transporter; protein product: MNNQQQKWLYLIILSLVWGSSFILMKKALIGLTPIQVGALRMIITAIFLLIVGFNSIKRIQKKHWIYILYTALLGTFFPSFMFAYVVKGLDSSIASILNSFTPFNTLIFGAIVFGFAFKKKQVIGVLVGLVGTILLILKGADLNPDQNYWLASLILLASVGYAFNVNIVKKHLSDLDALAITTGNFILLLVPALIVLGFTDFYTAFEYTETNIESLVYITILSIVGTGIAKTMFNKMVHISSPVFASSVTYLIPIVAVFWGILDGEKLSYIQLIAGLVILFGVYLVNKAK
- the rplU gene encoding 50S ribosomal protein L21, encoding MYAIVEIAGQQFKVAKDQKVYVHRLQDKEGSKVTFDNVLLVEDKGNVTIGAPAIEGAAVTAKILSHLKGDKVIVFKKKRRKGYKKKNGHRQYLSEIQIESIAASGAKKATKKKAAPKKEEAKVAAPKAEAKAPKAAAPKKAAPKKAAKADDLKKIEGIGPKIAETLVAAGIATYADLAKAKPAKISEIIEGVRGNHVTDTWPAQAKLAAADKWDELKVLQDKLDGGVEK
- the rpmA gene encoding 50S ribosomal protein L27 — encoded protein: MAHKKGVGSSKNGRESESKRLGVKIFGGQAAIAGNIIVRQRGTTHNPGENVYMGKDHTLHARVDGVVEFRKKRDNKSYVSIVPFEA
- the cyoE gene encoding heme o synthase, with translation MNSSAITNTKTSVKTLVSDFKQLTKVGLSLSVVFSSVAGYLLAVESINYTTLILLAFGGYLMVGASNAFNQVIEKETDALMQRTKDRPLPTGRMSVSVALTIAIVFTIGGLAILYSINPKSALFGAISIFLYTCAYTPLKAVTPLAVFVGAFPGAIPFMLGWVAATNEFGVEAGFLFMIQFFWQFPHFWAIGWLQFEEYKKAGFNMLPMNKKDKNAVKQIIFYTIIMILVSVLPVLKVSGTFYILPVTAVVVAILGIVMLYYGIKLHKSETNVDARKLMLSSVLYITVVQIVYVVDKFLH
- a CDS encoding cytochrome c oxidase subunit 3 produces the protein MSEQTLQDELKGAKKKSAKPMLWVSMISMVMFFAGLTSAYVISMNREDWVTFDLPQAFYISTFLIVGSSITLFLSQRFLKKSNLSASRILLVISLILGIGFIFYQYEGFNQLKSVGLYFTGKGSTVSTSFIIGITLMHVLHLIAGVIVLLVVIYNHFKNKYSATDMLGFELGAIFWHFVDVLWIYLFFFFYFIR
- a CDS encoding cytochrome c oxidase subunit 3, with amino-acid sequence MEANVALSSNDKQTWNGGGAKPFGASYGKMMMWFFIVSDALTFTGFLAAYGLTRFKFIDSWPIADEVFTHFPFLHGVHAPMYYVALMTFILIFSSVTMVLAVDAGHHMNKKKVTIYMFLTIIGGAIFLGSQAWEWKNFITGSYGAVKTTDGKILQFVDGTGHQIALSDFVHGERQDHREEHVKNNGLWFESEETISQYSIAQVQQAFAANPYIGIRTELIDASTKQKTILSREKALAELAKTKLVVEGANLKVNEYGNAIFADFFFFITGFHGFHVFSGVLINIIIFFNVILGTYERRGHYEMVEKVGLYWHFVDLVWVFVFTFFYLV
- a CDS encoding cytochrome C oxidase subunit IV family protein, which encodes MAHANESNVKRIWIVFGILSLITIVEVGFGIVKPASLHLTSILGTSPLNWIFIILTLAKAYGITWVFMHMEGEKKWFRRSVVWTTVFLVCVLITFLMVEGDYLYSTLAPLVSW